In Oryza brachyantha chromosome 2, ObraRS2, whole genome shotgun sequence, a single window of DNA contains:
- the LOC102699573 gene encoding dynamin-2A-like, with protein sequence MSSSSSAMEAMDELVQLAESMRQAASLLADDDPSDEASPRRPSTFLNAVALGNVGAGKSAVLNSLIGHPVLPTGENGATRAPIVVDLQRDPGLSSKSIVLQIDSKSQQVSASALRHSLQDRLSKGASSGSGRSRTDEIYLKLRTSTAPPLKLIDLPGIDQRVMDDSTISEYAGHNDAILIVVIPAMQAADVASSRALRLAKDIDPDGTRTIGVLSKIDQAAADAKTVSCVQAILSNKGAPRAAAEIEWVALIGQSVSIASAQSGSVGSENSLETAWQAEAETLKSILTGAPRSRLGRIALVDTIAKQIRKRMKIRLPNLLSGLQGKSQIVQDELARLGEQMVSSAEGTRAVALELCREFEDKFLSHVTSGEGSGWKIVASFEGKFPDRIKQLPLDRHFDMNNVKRIVLEADGYQPYLISPEKGLKSLIRGVLEMAKEPSRLCVEEVHRVLLDIVNASANATPGLGRYPPFKREVIEIATNALDVFKSDAKKMVVALVDMERAFVPPQHFIRLVQRRMERQRREDEVKNRSSKKGQDAEHTNKGSGPQTGSEQAGGTFKSLKEKFTQQDKDTKEGPNLQVAGPGGEITAGYLLKKSAKNNDWSKRWFVLNEKSGKLGYTKKQEERHFRGVIVLEECNLEEIEEEELSKSLKDSKKANGAEKGPSLVFKITNRVAYKTVLKSHSAVILKAETMADKVEWMKKIRGVIQSKGGSVKGSNAPEGGSMRQSHSDGSLDTMVRKPADPEEELRWMSQEVRGYVEAVLNSLAANVPKAIVLCQVEKAKEDMLNQLYSSISAQSNAKIEELLQEDHNAKRRREKYQKQSSLLSKLTRQLSVHDNRASVASYTNDTSGAESSPRTPGQSGEDWRSAFDSTANGSVDRSGSHNETRSRSADSRGRRYENGDANGANSGSRRTPNRLPPAPPGQKH encoded by the exons atgtcgtcgtcgtcgtcggccatGGAGGCCATGGACGAGCTCGTCCAGCTCGCCGAGTCCATGCGCCAGGCCGCATCCCTCCTGGCCGACGACGACCCCTCCGACGaggccagcccgcgccgcccctCCACCTTCCTCAACGCCGTCGCGCTCGGCAACGTC GGTGCCGGCAAGTCGGCCGTGCTCAACAGCCTCATCGGCCACCCCGTGCTG CCAACGGGTGAGAATGGGGCGACGCGGGCGCCGATAGTGGTCGACCTGCAGAGGGATCCGGGGCTAAGCAGCAAATCCATTGTCCTGCAGATCGACAGCAAGTCGCAGCAGGTGTCGGCAA GTGCTCTCCGCCATTCTCTGCAGGACAGGCTTAGCAAGGGGGCATCCAGTGGATCAGGGAGAAGCCGAACCGATGAGATTTACCTCAAGCTGCGGACAAGTACAG CTCCTCCATTAAAACTGATTGATTTGCCTGGCATAGACCAACGAGTTATGGATGATTCAACT ATCAGTGAATATGCTGGACATAATGATGCAATATTGATTGTTGTGATACCAGCAATGCAAGCTGCTGATGTTGCATCATCTCGAGCTCTTAGACTAGCAAAGGATATTGATCCAGATG GAACCAGAACAATAGGTGTTTTAAGTAAAATTGATCAAGCAGCTGCAGATGCAAAAACTGTATCATGTGTTCAGGCTATCTTATCTAATAAGGGTGCACCACGAGCAGCCGCTGAAATTGAGTGGGTTGCTCTAATAGGACAATCTGTCTCAATTGCATCGGCCCAATCTGGATCAGTTGGTTCTGAGAATTCACTGGAAACAGCCTGGCAGGCTGAAGCGGAAACACTCAAATCCATCCTAACTGGAGCTCCTCGGAGTAGACTAGGGAGAATTGCTCTCGTGGATACCATTGCTAAGCAGATACGTAAAAGGATGAAAATTCGGTTACCTAACCTATTGTCTGG GCTTCAGGGGAAGTCCCAAATAGTGCAAGATGAACTTGCAAGGCTGGGAGAACAGATGGTATCAAGCGCTGAAGGAACCAGGGCTGTTGCTTTGGAGCTTTGCCGAGAATTTGAAGACAAATTTCTTTCTCATGTTACTTCTGGTGAG GGATCTGGTTGGAAAATTGTTGCAAGTTTTGAGGGGAAGTTTCCAGATAGGATCAAACAGCTTCCCTTGGACAGGCATTTTGATATGAACAATGTCAAAAGG ATTGTCTTGGAAGCCGATGGTTATCAACCATATTTGATATCTCCAGAGAAAGGTTTAAAATCCTTAATAAGAGGAGTACTTGAAATGGCAAAGGAGCCATCGCGACTGTGTGTTGAAGAG GTACATCGTGTATTATTGGACATAGTAAATGCTTCTGCAAATGCTACGCCAGGACTTGGAAGATATCCTCCATTCAAACGTGAG GTCATTGAAATTGCAACCAATGCATTGGACGTCTTCAAAAGTGATGCAAAAAAGATGGTAGTTGCACTTGTTGATATGGAGCGTGCCTTTGTCCCACCGCAACACTTCATCCGTTTAGTACAAAGAAG GATGGAAAGGCAACGCCGTGAGGATGAGGTGAAAAACAGGTCATCTAAGAAAGGCCAAGATGCGGAACACACCAACAAG GGCTCAGGCCCCCAAACAGGATCTGAGCAAGCTGGTGGTACCTTCAAATCgttgaaagaaaaatttaCTCAGCAAGATAAAGATACAAAAGAGGGACCAAATTTGCAGGTCGCTGGGCCTGGTGGTGAAATAACTGCAG GTTACCTTTTGAAGAAGAgtgcaaaaaataatgattGGAGCAAAAGGTGGTTTGTCCTAAATGAGAAGAGTGGAAAG CTTGGGTACACCAAGAAACAAGAGGAGAGACATTTTCGAGGTGTTATTGTTCTGGAG GAATGTAATCTGGAAGAGATAGAGGAGGAAGAGCTTTCCAAGAGTTTGAAGGATTCAAAGAAGGCTAATGGGGCAGAGAAAGGCCCAAGCCTTGTATTTAAGATTACTAACAGAGTTGCATACAAAACTGTGCTAAAAT CTCATAGTGCTGTTATACTGAAGGCCGAGACTATGGCTGATAAGGTTGAATGGATGAAGAAGATAAGAGGTGTCATTCAAAGCAAAGGGGGTTCTGTGAAGGGTTCAAATGCTCCTGAGGGTGGTTCCATGAGGCAAAGCCATTCTGATGGGTCCCTT GATACGATGGTCCGGAAGCCTGCTGATCCTGAAGAAGAACTCCGGTGGATGTCTCAAGAAGTTCGTGGTTATGTAGAAGCTGTTTTGAACAGTTTGGCAGCAAATGTTCCAAAG GCAATCGTACTTTGCCAAGTGGAGAAAGCAAAGGAAGATATGCTAAATCAGCTCTACAGCTCAATAAG TGCTCAAAGCAATGCAAAGATTGAAGAGCTTCTCCAAGAGGACCACAATGCTAAACGTAGACGGGAAAAATACCAAAAGCAATCATCTCTATTGTCAAAGCTTACTCGTCAGCTTAGTGTCCATGACAATAGAGCTTCTGTTGCATCATATACCAATGATACTTCTGGAGCTG AGAGTAGTCCACGAACCCCTGGCCAGTCAGGTGAGGACTGGAGGTCTGCCTTCGATTCTACAGCAAATGGCTCTGTTGATCGATCCGGTTCACACAATGAAACGAGGTCAAGAAGTGCCGACAGCCGTGGCCGGCGCTATGAAAACGGGGACGCCAACGGTGCTAATTCTGGCAGTCGACGCACACCAAACCGTTTGCCGCCAGCACCTCCAGGGCAAAAACATTAA
- the LOC102716012 gene encoding endoglucanase 7 → MRAAAQGRAHAKTPPGGSGPRAMRGAALPGRRLVVVVVLLVAVVGAGAAAEGKAHRHNYEDALRKSLLYFEAQRSGRLPHSQRVAWRDHSGLTDGLEQGVDLVGGYYDAGDHVKFGLPMAFTVTMLSWSMIEYGDDVEAAGELGHALEAIKWGTDYFIKAHTKPDELWAEVGDGDTDHYCWQRPEDMTTSRQAYKVDRERPGSDVAGETAAAMAAASIVFRKSNPHYAHLLLHHAQQLFEFADKYRGKYDSSIAEVKSYYGSVSGYKDELLWAALWLHRATGKAEYLDYVVDKADCFGGTGWAITEFSWDVKYAGVQILAARLLLRGEHEERHRSTLEQYRAKAEHYVCGCMGRNAAGGADANVERSPGGMLYVRQWNNMQYVTNAAFLLAAYGDYLAEAGEEAVACAGGETARAGEVAAFAVAQVDYVLGTNPRGISYLVGYGAKYPSRVHHRAASIVPYKHSKEFIGCTQGFDHWFGRRSSNPNVLVGAIVGGPDRRDRFRDNRENYMQTEACTYNTAPMVGMFAKLNRMARQEREQEVATARSTATQTAADV, encoded by the exons atgcgcgcggcggcgcaggggcGGGCACATGCGAAGACACCGCCGGGGGGGTCAGGGCCTCGCGCGATGAGAGGCGCGGCGTTGCCTGGGCGGCGGCtcgtcgtggtggtggtgcttcTCGTCGCCGTTgttggcgccggcgcggcggcggaggggaaggCGCACAGGCACAACTACGAGGACGCGCTGCGGAAGAGCCTGCTCTACTTCGAGGCGCAGCGGTCGGGGCGGCTCCCGCACAGCCAGCGCGTCGCGTGGCGCGACCACTCCGGCCTCACCGACGGCCTCGAGCAAGGG GTGGATTTGGTGGGAGGTTACTACGACGCCGGAGATCATGTCAAGTTCGGGCTGCCCATGGCGTTCACGGTGACGATGCTGTCGTGGAGCATGATCGagtacggcgacgacgtcgaggcggccggcgagctcggccACGCGCTGGAGGCCATCAAGTGGGGCACCGACTACTTCATCAAGGCGCACACCAAGCCCGACGAGCTCTGGGCTGAG GTCGGGGACGGTGACACGGATCACTACTGTTGGCAGCGGCCGGAGGACATGACGACGTCGCGGCAGGCGTACAAGGTGGACCGGGAGCGGCCGGGCTctgacgtcgccggcgagacggcggcggcgatggccgccGCGTCCATCGTCTTCCGCAAGTCCAACCCGCACTACGCTCACCTCCTCCTGCACCACGCCCAGCAG CTGTTCGAGTTTGCCGACAAGTACAGGGGGAAATACGACAGTAGCATTGCCGAGGTGAAGAGCTACTACGGGTCGGTGAGCGGGTACAAGGATGAGCTGCTTTGGGCCGCCCTGTGGCTGCACCGAGCCACCGGCAAGGCCGAGTACCTCGACTACGTCGTTGACAAGGCCGACTGCTTCGGTGGCACCGGCTGGGCCATCACCGAGTTCAGCTGGGACGTCAAGTACGCCGGCGTCCAGATCCTCGCCGCCAGG ctgctgctgcgagGGGAGCACGAGGAGCGGCACAGGAGCACGCTGGAGCAGTACAGGGCGAAGGCGGAGCACTACGTGTGCGGGTGCATGGGGCGGAACGCGGCCGGCGGGGCGGACGCGAACGTCGAGCGCAGCCCGGGCGGGATGCTGTACGTGCGGCAGTGGAACAACATGCAGTACGTGACCAACGCGGcgttcctcctcgccgcctacGGCGACTACCTggcggaggccggcgaggaggccgtgGCGTGCGCCGGTGGGGAGACGGCGCGGGCCGGCGAGGTGGCCGCCTTCGCCGTGGCGCAGGTGGACTACGTGCTGGGCACCAACCCGAGGGGGATCAGCTACCTCGTCGGGTACGGCGCCAAGTACCCCAGCCGGGTGCACCACCGCGCCGCGTCCATCGTGCCGTACAAGCACAGCAAGGAGTTCATCGGCTGCACGCAGGGGTTCGACCACTGGTTCGGCCGCCGGAGCTCCAACCCGAACGTGCTCGTCGGCGCCATCGTCGGGGGGCCGGACCGGCGGGACAGGTTCAGGGACAACCGGGAGAACTACATGCAGACGGAGGCGTGCACGTACAACACCGCGCCGATGGTCGGGATGTTCGCCAAGCTGAACAGGATGGCCCGGCAGGAGAGGGAGCAGGAGGTGGCTACGGCGAGAAGTACGGCGACGCAGACGGCGGCCGATGTGTAA
- the LOC102699291 gene encoding probable histidine kinase 6, translated as MGKQAETGRRWRNAAAAAWVLVAVACSATVHWHLHRETMDRAEERLVSMCEERARMLQEQFGVTVNHVRALAILISTFHFQKVPSAIDQDTFATYTARTSFERPVLNGVAYAQRIFHHEREMFESQQGWIMKTMKREAAPPQDEYAPVIFSQDTVSYLSRIDMMSGEEDRENIIRARATGKAVLTNPFRLLGSNHLGVVLTFAVYRPGLAADASVEERVEATAGYLGGAFDVESLVENLLSKLAGNQDIVVNVYDVTNASEPMVMYGPQSPDGKVPLLHVSTLDFGDPFRRHEMRCRYKQKPPLPWSAITNPLGAFVIWMLVGYIICAAWTRYDKVSEDCRKMEELKTQAEAADVAKSQFLATVSHEIRTPMNGVLGMLDMLLGTDLTMTQKDYAQTAQMCGRALITLINDVLDRAKIEAGKLELEAVPFDLRSLMDDVISLFSSKSREKCIELAVFVCDDVPKVVIGDPWRFRQILTNLVGNAVKFTERGHVFVRVCLAENSKVEANKVLNGTMNGKDGKVDTAANGAFNTLSGFQAADERNNWDYFKLLLSDKELPMDEAECEKSYQNDCDCVTLMISIEDTGVGIPLHAQDRVFTPFMQADSSTSRNYGGTGIGLSISKCLAELMGGHISFTSRPFVGSTFTFSAVLKRSCKDTSSDSKRSLSEALPTAFKGMKAILVDGRPVRGAVTRYHLNRLGIIVQVVNSLSIGLQTLSGQNGVKESREKLSMLFIESDIWRPETDNLLLNRLNELKNNSQVHEVPKLVLLVTSEADKDRYGSTFDIVMCKPIRASTIASCLQQLLKVVMPERKENENRPSFLRSLLIGKNILIVDDNKVNLRVAAAALKKYGAKVHCVDSGKDAVCLLQQPHCFDACFMDVQMPEMDGFEATRQIRQMEAKANEERKTLASMEGSTFVESHLPILAMTADVIQATYEECIKSGMDGYVSKPFDEEQLYQAVSRLVVGTTESAV; from the exons atGGGGAAGCAGGCGGAGacggggaggaggtggaggaacgccgccgcggcggcgtgggtgCTGGTGGCCGTGGCGTGCTCGGCCACCGTGCACTGGCACCTGCACCGGGAGACCATGGACCGGGCGGAGGAGCGGCTCGTCAGCATGTGCGAGGAGCGGGCGAGGATGTTGCAGGAGCAGTTCGGCGTCACCGTCAACCACGTCCGCGCGCTCGCCATCCTCATCTCCACCTTCCATTTCCAGAAGGTCCCGTCCGCCATCGACCAG GATACATTTGCAACGTACACGGCAAGAACATCATTTGAACGCCCAGTGCTGAATGGAGTGGCTTATGCACAACGTATCTTCCATCATGAAAGGGAAATGTTTGAGAGCCAGCAGGGATGGATTATGAAGACGATGAAGCGAGAAGCTGCGCCTCCCCAGGATGAGTATGCCCCAGTGATTTTTTCACAGGATACAGTTTCTTACCTTTCACGTATCGACATGATGTCTGGGGAG GAGGACCGGGAAAACATCATACGTGCAAGGGCTACTGGCAAAGCTGTGTTGACAAACCCATTCAGGCTGCTTGGGTCAAACCACTTGGGGGTAGTCCTCACTTTTGCTGTGTATCGCCCTGGTCTAGCCGCTGATGCATCAGTTGAGGAGCGGGTGGAAGCAACTGCTGG ATATCTTGGTGGAGCCTTTGATGTGGAGTCACTCGTTGAAAATTTGCTGAGTAAACTTGCTGGCAATCAAGACATTGTGGTGAATGTTTATGATGTCACAAATGCTTCTGAACCTATGGTAATGTATGGTCCTCAAAGTCCTGATGGTAAAGTGCCCCTCTTGCATGTTAGCACACTTGATTTTGGTGATCCGTTCAGGAGGCATGAAATGAGATGCAG GTATAAGCAAAAGCCTCCTCTGCCGTGGTCTGCTATTACTAATCCTTTGGGAGCATTTGTCATATGGATGCTTGTTGGGTATATAATTTGTGCCGCATGGACTCGGTATGACAAAGTTTCAGAGGATTGTAGAAAGATGGAAGAGCTAAAAACTCAAGCAGAAGCTGCTGATGTTGCTAAGTCCCAG TTTCTAGCCACTGTATCTCATGAGATCAGAACACCAATGAATGGCGTCCTTG GAATGCTCGACATGCTTTTAGGGACAGATCTGACTATGACTCAGAAGGATTATGCTCAGACTGCCCAGATGTGTGGAAGAGCATTGATAACACTTATAAATGATGTACTTGATCGGGCTAAGATTGAAGCAGGAAAGTTGGAGCTTGAGGCAGTACCTTTTGACCTACGGTCTCTCATGGATGATGTCATCTCCTTGTTTTCTTCAAAATCCAGAGAGAAGTGCATTGAG CTTGCAGTGTTTGTATGTGATGATGTTCCAAAAGTTGTTATTGGAGATCCTTGGAGGTTTCGACAGATACTGACAAATTTGGTGGGAAACGCGGTCAAA TTCACAGAGCGGGGCCATGTATTTGTGCGGGTCTGCCTGGCTGAGAACTCAAAAGTGGAAGCTAATAAAGTTCTTAATGGAACCATGAATGGGAAGGATGGAAAAGTTGATACTGCAGCTAATGGAGCCTTCAATACTTTGAGTGGTTTTCAAGCCGCAGATGAACGTAATAACTGGGATTATTTTAAGCTGCTGCTATCTGATAAAGAGCTCCCTATGGATGAAGCTGAGTGTGAAAAATCTTATCAAAATGATTGCGACTGTGTGACCTTGATGATAAGTATTGAGGACACAGGTGTTGGGATCCCGTTGCATGCTCAAGATCGTGTTTTTACACCTTTCATGCAGGCTGATAGTTCAACATCAAGGAACTATGGTGGAACTGGCATAGGTTTAAgcattagcaaatgtttagcTGAACTTATGGGTGGGCATATAAGTTTCACTAGCCGTCCATTTGTTGGGAGTACATTTACATTCTCAGCTGTCCTCAAGCGCTCGTGCAAAGATACTTCAAGTGATTCAAAGAGGAGCTTATCCGAGGCACTACCAACTGCCTTTAAGGGAATGAAGGCCATTTTGGTAGATGGGAGACCTGTGCGTGGAGCTGTCACACGATATCACCTTAACAGGTTGGGAATTATTGTTCAAGTTGTGAATAGTTTGAGTATTGGGCTTCAGACTTTATCTGGACAAAACGGTGTGAAAGAATCCAG GGAGAAACTATCTATGCTGTTTATTGAGAGTGACATCTGGAGGCCCGAGACAGATAACCTGTTACTGAATCGTCTcaatgaactaaaaaataacAGTCAGGTGCATGAGGTACCGAAGCTAGTTCTTTTGGTCACATCTGAAGCTGACAAGGACAGATACGGATCCACATTTGATATTGTGATGTGTAAACCTATAAGGGCAAGCACAATTGCTTCTTGCCTTCAACAGTTGTTAAAAGTAGTGATGCctgaaaggaaagaaaatgaaaacagGCCCTCATTTCTTCGCAGCTTGCTTATTGGAAAGAATATATTGATTGTAGATGATAATAAAGTTAATCTCAGAGTTGCTGCCGCTGCGCTGAAGAAATATGGTGCCAAAGTTCATTGTGTCGACAGTGGCAAAGATGCAGTCTGCTTGCTTCAACAACCACACTGCTTTGATGCATGCTTTATGGATGTTCAGATGCCAGAGATGGACGG ATTTGAGGCAACTAGACAAATAAGGCAAATGGAAGCCAAGGCAAATGAGGAAAGGAAGACATTGGCTTCAATGGAAGGTTCAACATTCGTCGAGTCCCATTTACCTATTCTGGCAATGACTGCGGATGTTATTCAGGCGACATATGAAGAGTGTATAAAATCGGGAATGGATGGGTATGTGTCCAAACCCTTCGATGAAGAGCAGTTATACCAAGCTGTCTCGAGATTAGTGGTGGGCACGACGGAATCAGCGGTATGA